A stretch of the Filimonas lacunae genome encodes the following:
- a CDS encoding ClpP family protease produces MDFGKEFEKYAVKHRGISSATLHNYKHQDITNLTPYIIEERPLNVASMDVFSRLMMDRIIFMGEPVNDYVANIVTAQLLFLDSTDRTRDIQMYINSPGGSVYAGLGIYDTMQFVSPDVATICTGMAASMAAILMSAGVPGKRSALKHARIMVHQPSGSIGGQASDIQITAREIRKIRVELDEILAQHTGKTVEAIAADRDRDFWMSAQEAKEYGLVDEVLLTNPRKERK; encoded by the coding sequence ATGGATTTTGGAAAGGAATTCGAGAAATATGCTGTGAAGCACCGCGGTATTAGCAGTGCCACCCTGCATAACTACAAGCATCAGGATATAACCAACCTTACTCCCTATATTATAGAAGAAAGGCCGCTGAATGTAGCCAGCATGGATGTATTCAGCCGTTTGATGATGGACAGGATTATATTTATGGGCGAGCCGGTGAATGATTATGTTGCCAACATTGTTACTGCGCAGCTGTTGTTTTTAGACAGCACTGACCGTACCCGCGACATTCAGATGTATATCAACAGCCCAGGTGGTAGCGTATACGCTGGTTTAGGCATTTACGATACCATGCAGTTTGTAAGCCCCGATGTAGCTACTATTTGTACCGGTATGGCTGCCAGTATGGCTGCTATATTAATGTCTGCCGGCGTTCCTGGCAAACGTAGCGCTTTAAAGCATGCCCGCATCATGGTACACCAACCTAGCGGCTCTATTGGAGGTCAGGCTTCTGATATCCAGATCACTGCCCGTGAAATCAGGAAAATAAGAGTAGAACTGGACGAAATTCTGGCCCAGCACACTGGCAAAACCGTAGAAGCTATTGCCGCAGATCGCGACCGTGACTTCTGGATGTCGGCCCAGGAAGCCAAAGAATATGGCCTGGTAGATGAGGTGTTGTTGACCAACCCACGTAAAGAAAGAAAATAA
- a CDS encoding lipopolysaccharide biosynthesis protein: MSSIKKLASQTMWYGVSSIIARFLTYALTPYLTSKLSTALYGDMSLIYSAIPFLNIVFTYGLETAFFRYAQKEQRPNEVYNTLFISLLGSTLFLTVLLLSFTQPIAQFLRLEAHPEYIKWGIYIVALDTIAALPFAKLRQEGRPVKYAFIRILSVVLNIIFVYFFLSICPQLAKNPAGSPFLLLYNPNMGVGYILLGNVIQSAVAMLLLYKQISQLKFSFNAKLWKEIMIYTLPLIIVGFGGVINETFDRIMLGWWAPGGGELAAKEQVGIYSANYKLSILITLFIQAFKMGAEPFFFKQAAEGNAQKTYARVMKLFVIIISFMFLFVALYLDIWKHFIRNKAMWAGLGVVPILLFANMFLGIYYNLSIWYKLSNRTMAGAWITLIGAAITLLINFIFIPHFSYKACAWATCLCYGSMMVISFIWGQKEYPVPYVWKKMVAYMVIVLLLFFLHKGITSLIHSSVFSFILATLFLGAYGWFLLQVEKKEFRKLPVIGKFV, translated from the coding sequence TTGAGCAGTATTAAGAAATTAGCGAGTCAAACAATGTGGTATGGTGTAAGCTCCATCATTGCCCGTTTTCTAACCTATGCGCTTACTCCCTACCTTACCAGCAAACTCAGTACTGCTTTGTATGGCGATATGAGCCTGATTTATTCCGCCATTCCATTTTTAAATATTGTTTTTACCTACGGGCTGGAAACGGCTTTTTTCCGGTATGCCCAAAAAGAACAGCGTCCTAATGAGGTGTATAACACCCTTTTTATATCACTGTTAGGCAGTACACTTTTTCTTACAGTGTTATTATTGTCCTTTACACAGCCTATTGCACAGTTTTTACGCCTGGAAGCTCATCCGGAATATATTAAGTGGGGCATTTACATTGTGGCACTGGATACTATTGCCGCACTCCCTTTTGCCAAACTACGCCAAGAAGGACGACCCGTTAAATATGCCTTCATACGCATATTGAGTGTGGTGCTGAATATCATATTTGTTTATTTTTTCTTAAGCATATGTCCTCAACTGGCTAAAAACCCGGCAGGATCACCTTTTCTGCTCTTGTATAATCCTAACATGGGCGTAGGTTACATTCTTCTGGGCAACGTTATTCAAAGTGCAGTAGCCATGTTGCTACTATACAAACAAATAAGTCAGCTGAAATTTTCTTTCAACGCCAAATTGTGGAAGGAAATAATGATATACACGCTTCCTTTGATAATAGTAGGATTTGGAGGTGTGATTAATGAAACATTTGACCGTATTATGCTGGGCTGGTGGGCTCCGGGTGGTGGAGAACTGGCAGCCAAAGAACAAGTGGGCATTTACAGCGCCAACTATAAGCTGTCTATTCTCATCACTTTGTTTATACAGGCTTTTAAAATGGGGGCTGAACCCTTCTTTTTTAAACAGGCAGCAGAAGGTAATGCACAAAAAACCTATGCACGCGTGATGAAACTTTTTGTCATCATCATCTCCTTCATGTTCCTGTTTGTAGCATTGTACCTGGATATATGGAAGCATTTTATCCGCAATAAAGCCATGTGGGCCGGGTTAGGTGTAGTGCCTATTTTATTGTTTGCCAACATGTTCCTGGGCATTTACTATAACCTTAGCATCTGGTATAAATTATCTAACCGTACCATGGCCGGGGCCTGGATTACTTTAATAGGTGCTGCCATTACCCTGCTCATCAATTTTATATTCATTCCTCATTTCAGTTATAAAGCTTGTGCGTGGGCTACCTGCCTGTGTTATGGCTCTATGATGGTGATATCTTTTATATGGGGACAGAAAGAATATCCCGTACCCTATGTATGGAAAAAGATGGTGGCTTATATGGTGATAGTGCTATTGTTGTTTTTCCTGCATAAAGGCATTACCTCCCTCATTCATTCTTCTGTATTCAGTTTCATCCTGGCTACCTTGTTTTTAGGAGCTTATGGCTGGTTTTTACTACAGGTGGAAAAGAAAGAATTCCGCAAGCTACCGGTGATCGGAAAATTCGTGTAA
- the tig gene encoding trigger factor — translation MATITRENIGLLTDKLTVTLGKDDYFPAFEQSLKKYAKTVNIPGFRKGMVPSGVVKKMYGQSVFTEEILKTVEKELNGYMSKEQLDIFAQPLPLDSDARALDMNNLSDYAFAFEIGLKPDFTVNTNAINVTRYKINVTDEMVNEEINRLQIRNGKMTDPESVTSDDHVVNVDFKETDASGNVIEGGVTKSNSLLVKYFTEVIRKELQGKKKDDVLNIQLSTAFEPKEREWVISDLGLDKDNAADTEKTFQLTITKVGLIEKAELNEEFFNTVYAGREIKTEEAFRNEVKSEIEKYYAQQSSNQVHDQIYHHLVDHTSMEFPAGFLKRWLQNGGEKPKSAEEAEAEYPNFTNQLKWTLVTTKLVNENNITVDPSEIKEFAKEQIRGYMGGQDFGEAPWMDEYTNRMLQDQKFVENTYFQLQTTKLFQALETQVKAKEEAISAEAFAEKLHNHHH, via the coding sequence ATGGCAACAATTACGAGGGAAAACATTGGTCTTTTAACAGACAAGCTGACCGTGACCTTAGGCAAAGACGACTACTTTCCTGCGTTCGAGCAGAGCCTTAAAAAATACGCAAAAACCGTTAATATACCTGGATTTCGTAAAGGCATGGTGCCATCCGGAGTTGTAAAGAAAATGTACGGTCAAAGCGTTTTTACCGAAGAAATCCTGAAAACTGTTGAAAAAGAGCTGAACGGCTACATGTCTAAAGAACAACTGGACATTTTTGCACAGCCTTTACCTTTAGATAGCGATGCACGCGCTTTGGATATGAACAACCTGAGCGATTATGCTTTTGCTTTTGAAATTGGTTTGAAGCCTGATTTCACAGTAAACACCAACGCTATCAACGTTACCCGCTACAAAATCAACGTAACAGATGAAATGGTTAATGAAGAAATTAACCGTTTACAAATTCGCAATGGTAAAATGACCGATCCAGAGTCAGTTACCAGCGACGACCACGTTGTAAACGTTGACTTCAAAGAAACAGATGCCAGCGGCAATGTGATTGAAGGTGGTGTTACCAAATCCAACTCTTTACTGGTTAAATACTTTACAGAAGTTATCCGTAAGGAATTACAAGGCAAGAAGAAAGATGACGTGCTGAACATTCAGTTAAGCACTGCTTTTGAGCCTAAAGAAAGAGAGTGGGTGATCAGCGACTTAGGTTTAGACAAAGACAACGCTGCTGATACGGAAAAAACTTTCCAGTTAACCATCACCAAAGTGGGCTTAATTGAAAAAGCAGAATTGAACGAAGAATTCTTCAACACAGTATATGCTGGTCGTGAAATCAAAACAGAAGAAGCTTTCCGTAATGAAGTGAAATCTGAAATTGAGAAATACTACGCTCAGCAATCCAGCAACCAGGTTCATGATCAAATTTATCATCACCTGGTAGACCACACCAGTATGGAGTTTCCTGCGGGTTTCCTGAAGCGTTGGTTACAAAACGGTGGCGAAAAGCCTAAATCTGCTGAAGAAGCAGAAGCGGAATACCCCAACTTCACCAACCAGCTGAAATGGACTTTAGTAACCACTAAACTGGTAAACGAAAACAACATCACTGTTGACCCATCTGAAATCAAAGAATTTGCAAAAGAGCAAATCAGAGGTTACATGGGCGGTCAGGATTTTGGTGAAGCGCCATGGATGGACGAGTATACCAACCGTATGCTGCAGGACCAGAAGTTTGTAGAGAATACTTACTTCCAGCTGCAAACCACCAAACTGTTCCAGGCGCTGGAAACACAGGTGAAAGCGAAAGAAGAAGCCATCAGCGCAGAAGCTTTTGCAGAGAAGCTGCACAATCACCACCACTAG
- a CDS encoding YihY/virulence factor BrkB family protein produces MKFRDIGKMLMQTFNDFMEYKVLRMSAALAYYTVFAIGPMLIVIITLCDVFYGREAIEGSIYDQINDFVGAEAAAQIQEILKNASISNDITWASIVGGVSLVFAATGVFTEIQDSINTIWRLKAKPKKGQGLLKFVLNRLLSFSMIIGLGFVLLVSLLVNAIMDTLLTRLISRFPEAQVFLAYIINYAVTFFVISLLFAGIFKILPDARVKWKDVWKGAFATALLFMLGKFGISFYLGKSHVGTAYGAAGSLVIILLWVYYSSAILYFGAAYTRVHACFKGRQIYPNEYAVFLKQVEEETKAPITEVPAVVHKEVVSV; encoded by the coding sequence ATGAAATTTCGCGACATAGGGAAAATGTTGATGCAAACTTTCAACGATTTTATGGAGTATAAAGTGCTGCGCATGAGTGCGGCACTGGCGTATTATACTGTTTTTGCCATTGGCCCTATGTTGATTGTTATTATAACGTTATGCGATGTGTTTTATGGCAGGGAAGCTATAGAAGGTTCTATCTATGACCAGATTAATGATTTTGTGGGAGCAGAAGCGGCGGCGCAGATACAGGAAATTTTAAAAAACGCTTCTATTTCCAATGATATTACCTGGGCCAGTATTGTGGGCGGTGTGTCGTTGGTATTTGCGGCTACCGGTGTTTTTACAGAAATACAGGACTCTATCAATACCATCTGGCGATTAAAAGCCAAGCCTAAAAAGGGGCAGGGTCTGCTGAAGTTTGTGTTAAACAGGCTTCTGAGCTTTTCTATGATAATAGGACTTGGGTTTGTATTATTAGTGTCACTACTTGTGAACGCCATTATGGATACGTTGCTTACCCGGTTAATAAGCCGTTTTCCGGAAGCACAGGTGTTTTTAGCCTATATTATCAACTATGCAGTTACCTTTTTTGTCATCAGCCTGTTATTTGCCGGCATTTTTAAAATACTGCCCGATGCCCGTGTGAAGTGGAAAGATGTTTGGAAAGGGGCTTTTGCTACGGCTTTATTATTTATGCTTGGCAAGTTTGGCATATCGTTTTACTTGGGCAAAAGCCATGTAGGCACTGCCTATGGGGCCGCCGGATCACTGGTGATTATACTACTGTGGGTGTATTACTCGTCGGCCATATTATATTTTGGTGCGGCTTATACACGTGTGCATGCCTGCTTTAAAGGCCGACAAATTTACCCGAACGAGTATGCCGTGTTTTTAAAACAGGTAGAGGAAGAAACCAAAGCGCCTATTACAGAGGTGCCCGCTGTAGTACACAAAGAAGTTGTTTCTGTATAA
- the mfd gene encoding transcription-repair coupling factor, which produces MNLSVLLDQYKQSPRLLQLAARLAFAATDTNSSTRQNIFLKNLQGSSAEFLLTAIFGHDQCKEVNHLVVLNDAEEAAYFHNTLENLTSALDLFYFPSSFKNRKNFRLLNSSHVMLRTEALTRLAAGGNKKIVITHPEALFEKVVLPETLKGNIIHIKTNDTINLEGLMELFVMYGFVRTDFVYEPGQFAIRGGILDIYSFGNDKPYRVELFGNEVDSIRIFDPESQLSERKLMQVSIIPNVETQFDSGEKVTLMEFLPENMIVWLKDWDVIKEKISQQEEDLGLFLQRIETAGNTEVIAEVQDDEDETKIWKDVSLQDFVPVATIERQMQQRMIVEFGYKPQLSTEEIEYNTKPQPAFNRQFDLLIKDLKAHEAQGYAIYLFAEQAKQLERLHTIFTDLNTELEFVPVATSIHSGFIDADLKVVCYTDHQIFQRYHKYRIKQAYNKNKAITLKTLRDLQPGDFVTHIDHGVGTYSGLQKIEVAGKMQEAVRILYKDGDILYVNINSLHKISKFTGKEGTAPKVNKLGSEVWSKLKEKTKAKVKEIAFDLIKLYAQRKAQQGFAHMPDNYMQTELEASFVYEDTPDQAKATEDVKRDMEQPAPMDRLVCGDVGFGKTEVAIRAAFKTVLDGKQAAVLVPTTILAFQHYKTFSERLKDFPVTVDFINRFKSAKEKKETFKRLEEGKIDILVGTHGVLGKEVKFKDLGLMVIDEEQKFGVAHKEKLKTLKTNVDCLTLTATPIPRTLQFSLMGARDLSIINTPPPNRQPVQTEIQVFNEDVIRDAIYFETERGGQVFFIHNRVLGLQEMAGLLQALCPDLSISYAHGQMEGDELEERIMDFIDKKYDVLICTNIVESGVDIPNVNTIIINNAHHFGLSDLHQLRGRVGRSNRKAFCYLLAPPMSTLPTDSRKRLQTLEQFSDLGSGFQIAMRDLDIRGAGNMLGGEQSGFMADIGFEMYQKILEEAIKELKRTSFKELFKDEISKQDDYVSDCTIDTDLQILIPDSYVESITERLSLYTRLDNCEKEEELVAFHAEMADRFGPIPPEVEDLFTTVRCRWLAVGLGFEKMALKDDTLRCYFINKNDSPYFESDLFQNIIQYLQVGTNKARLKQSAKNFLLVVDDVKDMNQMHQFLGRMYKGVIIDKKEV; this is translated from the coding sequence ATGAATTTGAGTGTGTTACTGGATCAGTACAAACAATCCCCCCGCCTTTTACAATTGGCGGCCAGGCTAGCTTTTGCCGCTACTGATACAAATAGTTCTACCAGGCAAAACATCTTTCTTAAAAATTTACAAGGCAGTAGTGCTGAGTTTTTGTTAACAGCCATCTTCGGGCATGATCAGTGCAAGGAGGTAAACCACCTGGTGGTGCTGAACGATGCCGAAGAAGCTGCCTATTTTCATAATACACTGGAAAACCTTACCAGTGCATTAGATCTGTTTTACTTCCCGTCTTCTTTTAAGAACAGGAAAAACTTCCGTTTGCTCAACAGCTCACATGTGATGTTGCGTACCGAAGCGCTGACCAGGCTGGCGGCAGGCGGGAATAAAAAAATTGTGATCACCCATCCCGAAGCATTGTTTGAGAAGGTGGTACTACCTGAAACGCTGAAGGGGAACATCATTCATATTAAAACAAACGACACCATTAACCTGGAAGGTTTGATGGAACTGTTTGTAATGTATGGCTTTGTGCGTACCGATTTTGTGTACGAACCGGGACAGTTTGCTATTCGTGGTGGCATCCTGGATATTTACTCGTTTGGCAATGACAAGCCTTACCGCGTAGAGCTGTTTGGTAATGAGGTGGACAGTATCAGGATATTTGATCCCGAATCGCAGCTGAGTGAGAGAAAGCTCATGCAGGTAAGCATTATTCCTAACGTGGAAACACAATTTGATAGCGGCGAAAAAGTAACCCTGATGGAGTTTTTGCCGGAGAATATGATTGTGTGGCTGAAAGACTGGGATGTGATCAAGGAAAAGATAAGCCAGCAGGAAGAAGACCTGGGCTTGTTTTTACAAAGAATAGAAACAGCAGGCAATACCGAGGTAATAGCAGAGGTGCAGGATGATGAGGATGAAACCAAAATATGGAAGGATGTAAGCCTGCAGGACTTTGTGCCTGTTGCCACTATTGAGCGACAGATGCAACAACGCATGATTGTGGAGTTTGGCTATAAGCCGCAGTTGTCTACCGAAGAAATTGAATATAATACCAAGCCGCAGCCCGCTTTCAACCGTCAGTTTGATTTACTGATTAAAGATTTAAAGGCGCATGAAGCACAAGGCTATGCTATTTACCTGTTTGCCGAGCAGGCTAAACAGCTGGAAAGGCTGCATACTATTTTCACCGATTTAAATACTGAACTGGAATTTGTTCCGGTAGCTACCTCCATACATAGCGGATTTATTGATGCCGATTTAAAGGTGGTATGTTATACCGATCACCAGATATTCCAGCGTTATCATAAATACCGCATTAAGCAGGCCTATAATAAAAACAAGGCTATTACACTGAAAACCCTGCGCGATCTTCAACCGGGCGATTTTGTAACACACATCGATCATGGTGTAGGCACTTACAGCGGGTTACAGAAGATAGAGGTGGCGGGTAAAATGCAGGAAGCGGTGCGCATTTTATATAAGGATGGCGATATCCTGTATGTGAACATTAACTCCCTGCATAAAATTTCCAAGTTTACCGGTAAAGAGGGCACCGCGCCCAAAGTAAACAAATTGGGTAGTGAGGTATGGAGTAAGCTGAAAGAAAAAACCAAGGCGAAGGTTAAAGAAATTGCCTTTGATTTAATAAAGCTGTATGCGCAACGGAAGGCGCAGCAAGGGTTTGCGCATATGCCTGATAACTACATGCAAACCGAGCTGGAAGCTTCATTCGTGTATGAAGATACGCCTGACCAGGCCAAAGCTACAGAAGATGTGAAGCGTGATATGGAACAGCCGGCACCTATGGACAGGCTGGTGTGTGGTGATGTAGGCTTTGGTAAAACAGAGGTGGCTATACGTGCTGCTTTTAAAACAGTATTGGATGGCAAGCAGGCAGCCGTGCTGGTGCCAACTACTATCCTGGCTTTCCAGCACTATAAAACGTTTAGCGAGCGTTTAAAAGACTTCCCGGTAACCGTTGATTTTATCAACCGTTTTAAATCGGCCAAAGAGAAGAAAGAAACCTTCAAACGTTTAGAAGAAGGTAAGATTGATATATTGGTAGGGACCCATGGTGTGTTGGGTAAAGAGGTGAAGTTTAAAGACCTGGGGCTGATGGTGATTGATGAAGAACAGAAGTTTGGTGTGGCACATAAAGAGAAGCTGAAAACATTAAAAACCAATGTAGACTGTTTAACACTTACGGCAACTCCTATACCACGTACCCTACAGTTTTCGCTGATGGGGGCACGTGACTTAAGCATCATTAATACACCACCACCGAACCGCCAACCTGTACAAACCGAGATACAGGTATTTAATGAAGATGTGATACGCGACGCCATTTACTTTGAAACAGAACGTGGTGGCCAGGTGTTCTTTATTCATAACCGTGTGTTGGGATTACAGGAAATGGCTGGCCTGTTACAGGCGCTTTGCCCGGATTTAAGTATTTCCTATGCGCATGGACAAATGGAAGGAGATGAACTGGAAGAGCGTATTATGGATTTCATTGACAAGAAATACGATGTGCTTATCTGTACTAACATTGTAGAAAGTGGTGTGGACATTCCTAATGTAAACACCATTATCATTAACAATGCACACCATTTTGGTTTAAGCGATCTGCACCAGCTGCGTGGCCGTGTGGGTAGAAGTAATAGAAAAGCATTCTGTTATTTGTTGGCACCACCTATGAGTACATTGCCAACCGATTCGCGCAAACGCCTGCAAACATTAGAGCAGTTCAGTGATTTGGGCAGTGGTTTCCAGATTGCTATGCGCGACCTGGATATTCGTGGTGCAGGAAATATGCTGGGTGGTGAGCAGAGTGGTTTTATGGCAGATATCGGCTTTGAGATGTACCAGAAAATATTGGAAGAAGCGATTAAGGAATTAAAGCGTACTTCCTTTAAAGAATTGTTCAAAGACGAGATCAGCAAGCAGGATGATTATGTAAGCGATTGTACTATCGATACCGATTTACAGATATTAATTCCTGATTCTTATGTAGAAAGTATTACGGAACGTTTATCGTTGTATACGCGTTTGGATAACTGTGAAAAAGAAGAAGAGTTAGTGGCGTTTCATGCAGAGATGGCCGACAGGTTTGGGCCTATTCCACCGGAGGTAGAAGACCTGTTTACCACAGTAAGATGCCGCTGGCTGGCCGTGGGATTAGGTTTTGAAAAGATGGCATTGAAGGATGACACGTTGCGTTGCTATTTCATCAACAAAAACGATTCGCCTTATTTTGAATCAGACCTGTTTCAAAACATTATTCAATACCTGCAGGTAGGTACTAACAAAGCGAGGTTAAAACAATCAGCTAAAAACTTTTTGCTGGTGGTAGATGATGTGAAGGATATGAACCAGATGCACCAGTTTTTAGGGCGGATGTATAAGGGCGTTATTATAGATAAAAAAGAAGTATAA
- a CDS encoding glycine--tRNA ligase, which yields MSSIQDNKFQAIISHAKEYGFVFPSSEIYDGLSAVYDYGPYGSELKKNIRDYWWKSMTQLHDNIVGIDAAIFMHPTTWKASGHVDNFSDPMIDNKDSKKRYRVDHLIEAYADKLTEEGKGQEAQALIAEMERLLSTDDFTGLKQLLIDNKIACGVSGTTNWTDIRQFNLMFDTKVGSVAEDADTIYLRPETAQGIFVNFLNVQKTARMKVPFGIAQTGKAFRNEIVARQFIFRMREFEQMEMQFFVRPGTEGEWYKYWKEARLQWHLSLGIDQAKYRYHDHAKLAFYAKEACDIEFEFPIGFKEVEGIHSRTDYDLTQHEKFSRKKQQYFDNDLDENGKAYGNYVPYVIETSIGLDRMFLLILSNAYEEETLTKEDGSTDSRTVLHIPAKLAPVKLAILPLTKKDGLPEIARELMDECKQHFRCFYEEKDAIGKRYRRQDAIGTPFCITIDHQTKEDQTVTIRHRDSMLQERVPLSKVREIVTQAIEK from the coding sequence ATGAGCAGTATACAGGACAATAAATTCCAGGCGATTATATCGCACGCTAAAGAATATGGCTTTGTGTTTCCAAGCAGTGAAATTTATGATGGTTTAAGTGCCGTATATGATTATGGTCCGTATGGAAGTGAGCTGAAAAAGAACATCCGTGACTACTGGTGGAAAAGCATGACACAACTGCACGATAACATTGTGGGTATTGACGCCGCTATTTTCATGCACCCGACTACTTGGAAGGCCAGCGGCCACGTAGATAATTTCAGTGATCCGATGATCGATAACAAGGATAGCAAAAAGCGCTACCGGGTAGATCATTTGATTGAAGCATATGCGGATAAGCTGACCGAAGAAGGTAAAGGGCAGGAAGCGCAAGCTTTGATTGCAGAAATGGAAAGACTGCTTTCTACTGACGACTTTACAGGATTGAAGCAATTATTGATTGATAATAAAATTGCTTGCGGCGTTAGCGGAACTACTAACTGGACAGATATCCGTCAGTTTAACCTGATGTTTGATACCAAAGTGGGTTCTGTTGCGGAAGATGCTGACACTATTTACCTGCGTCCTGAAACTGCGCAAGGTATTTTTGTAAACTTCCTGAACGTGCAAAAAACAGCACGTATGAAAGTGCCTTTTGGTATTGCCCAAACAGGTAAAGCTTTTCGTAACGAGATTGTTGCCCGTCAGTTCATTTTCCGTATGCGTGAATTTGAACAAATGGAGATGCAGTTTTTTGTACGTCCTGGCACAGAAGGGGAGTGGTACAAATACTGGAAAGAAGCTCGTTTACAGTGGCATCTTTCTTTAGGTATTGACCAAGCTAAATATCGCTATCACGATCATGCTAAATTAGCTTTCTATGCTAAAGAAGCGTGTGACATTGAATTTGAATTCCCAATAGGTTTCAAAGAAGTAGAAGGTATTCACTCCCGCACCGATTACGATTTGACCCAGCACGAAAAATTCAGCCGTAAAAAGCAACAGTATTTTGATAATGATCTGGATGAAAATGGCAAGGCTTACGGCAACTACGTTCCATACGTAATTGAAACGTCTATTGGTTTAGATCGTATGTTCCTGTTGATATTGTCTAATGCTTACGAAGAGGAAACTTTAACAAAGGAAGATGGCAGCACAGACAGCCGTACTGTACTGCACATTCCAGCTAAGCTGGCTCCTGTTAAACTGGCCATTCTGCCTTTAACCAAGAAAGATGGGTTACCAGAAATTGCCAGAGAGTTGATGGATGAGTGTAAGCAACATTTCAGATGTTTTTATGAAGAAAAAGATGCTATTGGTAAGCGTTACCGCAGGCAGGATGCTATTGGCACCCCTTTCTGTATAACTATCGATCATCAGACCAAAGAAGATCAAACAGTTACTATTCGCCATCGCGATAGCATGTTACAAGAGCGTGTTCCATTGTCTAAAGTGCGTGAGATTGTTACGCAGGCAATTGAAAAATAA
- a CDS encoding Crp/Fnr family transcriptional regulator, translated as MNNPHFLTTIFTHKYFTREEQDRILAQFARVEFARNDFLLREGSIAVRHWFIESGFVRSYVTDAEGKDISTQFYAAGDIVIDWASLFLQQATRENIQALTDCVCWQVNYADFQQLFHGMEAFREQGRARLAGSYFALKNHSISLIADQAKQRYKQLLQEKPHILQHVSLKHIASYLGITDTSLSRIRKEIAEE; from the coding sequence ATGAACAATCCACATTTTCTTACCACTATATTCACGCATAAGTATTTTACCCGGGAAGAGCAAGACAGGATACTGGCTCAATTTGCCAGGGTAGAGTTTGCGAGGAACGACTTCTTATTGCGAGAAGGCAGTATCGCTGTCAGGCACTGGTTTATAGAATCTGGTTTTGTACGTTCTTATGTCACAGATGCTGAGGGTAAGGACATCAGTACCCAGTTTTATGCAGCCGGGGATATCGTAATAGACTGGGCTTCTCTTTTCCTGCAACAGGCTACCCGGGAAAATATACAGGCGCTTACTGATTGTGTTTGCTGGCAGGTGAATTATGCTGATTTTCAACAACTGTTTCATGGCATGGAAGCTTTTCGCGAACAGGGCAGGGCCAGGCTGGCCGGTAGTTATTTTGCGTTAAAAAATCATAGTATCTCCCTTATTGCCGATCAGGCGAAGCAGCGTTACAAGCAGCTGCTACAGGAAAAGCCACACATCCTGCAGCATGTTTCTTTAAAGCATATAGCCAGTTACCTGGGTATTACAGATACATCGCTCAGTAGAATACGCAAAGAAATAGCGGAAGAATAA
- the dtd gene encoding D-aminoacyl-tRNA deacylase — protein sequence MRAVIQRVTEASVTVNGEVSGGIQQGLLVLVGIEDADTAEDVAWLSGKIVNLRIFNDDSGVMNVSVKEAGGDILLVSQFTLHASTKKGNRPSYIKASKPDIAIPLYQQMIQQVESDLGKKVQTGIFGADMKVQLLNDGPVTIIIDTKNKE from the coding sequence ATGAGAGCGGTAATACAACGGGTTACAGAAGCTTCTGTAACGGTAAATGGAGAGGTGAGTGGGGGCATACAGCAGGGATTGCTGGTGCTGGTGGGAATAGAAGACGCCGATACTGCGGAAGACGTTGCGTGGTTAAGTGGTAAAATAGTAAACCTGCGTATTTTCAACGACGATTCGGGGGTAATGAATGTGAGTGTAAAGGAAGCGGGGGGCGATATTTTGCTGGTGAGCCAGTTTACCTTGCATGCCAGCACTAAAAAAGGCAACCGTCCTTCGTATATTAAAGCCAGTAAACCCGATATTGCTATTCCCCTGTATCAGCAAATGATACAACAGGTAGAAAGCGACCTGGGTAAAAAAGTACAAACCGGCATATTTGGGGCAGATATGAAAGTGCAGTTGTTGAATGATGGCCCGGTTACTATTATAATAGACACAAAAAACAAGGAATAA
- a CDS encoding nucleotide pyrophosphohydrolase, protein MTIENAQLSVDEWIKTVGVRYFNELTNLGILMEEVGELSRLMVRTYGEQSFKASDKDRDLGDEMADVLWVLLCLANQTGVNLTEALQKNFEKKNIRDIDRHKNNEKLL, encoded by the coding sequence ATGACAATAGAAAATGCCCAGCTGAGTGTGGACGAATGGATTAAAACAGTGGGAGTCAGGTATTTTAACGAGCTAACCAATCTTGGCATATTAATGGAAGAAGTTGGGGAGTTGTCGCGCCTGATGGTTCGTACCTATGGGGAACAAAGTTTTAAAGCGTCTGATAAAGACCGCGACCTGGGCGATGAAATGGCCGATGTATTATGGGTATTGCTTTGCCTTGCCAACCAAACGGGCGTTAACCTTACCGAGGCTTTGCAAAAGAATTTTGAGAAAAAAAACATCCGGGATATAGACCGCCATAAGAACAACGAGAAATTGCTGTAA